The Salvia miltiorrhiza cultivar Shanhuang (shh) chromosome 1, IMPLAD_Smil_shh, whole genome shotgun sequence genome has a window encoding:
- the LOC131016966 gene encoding probable serine/threonine-protein kinase PBL3 isoform X1: MGLCLGKSAKLAHASSGQFSGVVTGNANAEGKNELCSTLLSEKSDLKSFTFSDLKNATRNFRSDSLLGEGGFGYVFKGWIDEQSFAPCRPGTGLVVAVKKLKAESVQGHREWLAEVNYLGLLHHQNLVKLIGYCSESEKKLLVYEYMPKGSLENHLFRKGVQLMPWPTRMRIAMDVARGLAFLHSLDANVIYRDLKAANVLLDSEFNAKLSDFGLAREGPKGDRTHVSTRVVGTRGYAAPEYVATGHLTPKSDVYSFGVVLLELLSGKRASGDENAGGAEETLVDWTKPFLTDSRKVLRIMDSRLGGQYSKKGAQAAAAIALRCLDNDPKNRPAMTEVLAALDDVQTSTAAPRISHRAVNHKLSPHRQ; the protein is encoded by the exons ATGGGGCTGTGCCTCGGAAAATCTGCTAAACTTGCCCATGCTTCTTCTGGTCAATTCTCAG GTGTTGTGACAGGCAATGCAAATGCCGAGGGGAAGAATGAGTTATGCAGCACGTTGTTGAGTGAGAAGAGCGACCTGAAATCCTTCACATTCAGCGATCTGAAGAATGCGACTCGCAACTTCCGGTCCGACAGCCTCCTCGGCGAGGGGGGCTTCGGTTACGTCTTCAAAGGATGGATAGACGAGCAGAGCTTCGCCCCCTGCCGCCCCGGCACCGGCCTCGTTGTCGCCGTCAAGAAGCTCAAGGCCGAGAGCGTTCAAGGCCACAGAGAATGGCTTGCGGAAGTCAATTATTTGGGGCTGCTGCACCATCAGAATCTTGTCAAGTTGATAGGCTATTGCTCCGAGTCGGAGAAGAAGCTCCTCGTCTATGAATACATGCCAAAAGGCAGCTTGGAGAATCATTTGTTTAGAA AGGGAGTGCAGCTGATGCCGTGGCCCACGAGGATGCGCATCGCCATGGACGTGGCGAGGGGCTTGGCCTTCTTGCACAGCCTCGACGCCAATGTCATCTATCGCGACCTCAAGGCGGCCAACGTGCTTCTTGATTCG GAGTTCAATGCCAAGTTATCGGATTTCGGGCTGGCGAGGGAGGGCCCCAAGGGTGATAGGACTCACGTCTCGACCCGGGTGGTGGGCACGAGGGGATATGCTGCACCAGAGTACGTAGCAACGGGCCACTTGACTCCCAAGAGCGATGTGTACAGCTTCGGAGTTGTCCTGCTGGAGCTGCTATCGGGGAAACGGGCGTCCGGAGACGAGAACGCGGGGGGAGCCGAGGAGACGTTGGTGGACTGGACGAAGCCATTCCTCACGGACAGCAGGAAAGTGTTGAGGATCATGGACTCCAGGCTCGGAGGGCAGTACTCTAAGAAGGGGGCGCAGGCGGCTGCAGCCATCGCCTTGCGCTGCCTCGACAACGATCCTAAGAATCGGCCGGCCATGACGGAGGTCTTGGCCGCCCTCGACGACGTGCAGACGTCCACAGCTGCTCCCAGAATCTCACATCGAGCTGTGAATCACAAGCTGAGTCCTCATAGACAATGA
- the LOC131016966 gene encoding probable serine/threonine-protein kinase PBL3 isoform X2, giving the protein MGLCLGKSAKLAHASSGQFSGNANAEGKNELCSTLLSEKSDLKSFTFSDLKNATRNFRSDSLLGEGGFGYVFKGWIDEQSFAPCRPGTGLVVAVKKLKAESVQGHREWLAEVNYLGLLHHQNLVKLIGYCSESEKKLLVYEYMPKGSLENHLFRKGVQLMPWPTRMRIAMDVARGLAFLHSLDANVIYRDLKAANVLLDSEFNAKLSDFGLAREGPKGDRTHVSTRVVGTRGYAAPEYVATGHLTPKSDVYSFGVVLLELLSGKRASGDENAGGAEETLVDWTKPFLTDSRKVLRIMDSRLGGQYSKKGAQAAAAIALRCLDNDPKNRPAMTEVLAALDDVQTSTAAPRISHRAVNHKLSPHRQ; this is encoded by the exons ATGGGGCTGTGCCTCGGAAAATCTGCTAAACTTGCCCATGCTTCTTCTGGTCAATTCTCAG GCAATGCAAATGCCGAGGGGAAGAATGAGTTATGCAGCACGTTGTTGAGTGAGAAGAGCGACCTGAAATCCTTCACATTCAGCGATCTGAAGAATGCGACTCGCAACTTCCGGTCCGACAGCCTCCTCGGCGAGGGGGGCTTCGGTTACGTCTTCAAAGGATGGATAGACGAGCAGAGCTTCGCCCCCTGCCGCCCCGGCACCGGCCTCGTTGTCGCCGTCAAGAAGCTCAAGGCCGAGAGCGTTCAAGGCCACAGAGAATGGCTTGCGGAAGTCAATTATTTGGGGCTGCTGCACCATCAGAATCTTGTCAAGTTGATAGGCTATTGCTCCGAGTCGGAGAAGAAGCTCCTCGTCTATGAATACATGCCAAAAGGCAGCTTGGAGAATCATTTGTTTAGAA AGGGAGTGCAGCTGATGCCGTGGCCCACGAGGATGCGCATCGCCATGGACGTGGCGAGGGGCTTGGCCTTCTTGCACAGCCTCGACGCCAATGTCATCTATCGCGACCTCAAGGCGGCCAACGTGCTTCTTGATTCG GAGTTCAATGCCAAGTTATCGGATTTCGGGCTGGCGAGGGAGGGCCCCAAGGGTGATAGGACTCACGTCTCGACCCGGGTGGTGGGCACGAGGGGATATGCTGCACCAGAGTACGTAGCAACGGGCCACTTGACTCCCAAGAGCGATGTGTACAGCTTCGGAGTTGTCCTGCTGGAGCTGCTATCGGGGAAACGGGCGTCCGGAGACGAGAACGCGGGGGGAGCCGAGGAGACGTTGGTGGACTGGACGAAGCCATTCCTCACGGACAGCAGGAAAGTGTTGAGGATCATGGACTCCAGGCTCGGAGGGCAGTACTCTAAGAAGGGGGCGCAGGCGGCTGCAGCCATCGCCTTGCGCTGCCTCGACAACGATCCTAAGAATCGGCCGGCCATGACGGAGGTCTTGGCCGCCCTCGACGACGTGCAGACGTCCACAGCTGCTCCCAGAATCTCACATCGAGCTGTGAATCACAAGCTGAGTCCTCATAGACAATGA